Within the Phaseolus vulgaris cultivar G19833 chromosome 9, P. vulgaris v2.0, whole genome shotgun sequence genome, the region AGCAACAGTTATTCTAATAATTGAAAGCTAGTAATACTAAATAACAAATAATGAGCATGAAAGTCAAACCTTGTCAGTGTCTACTTCACGCATGATATCATTTAATACATCAGCATCAGTTTCTCCTGACTCATCTGCTAAGGCTTCTTGTAACTCGCCCGACTCAATATAACCACTCCCATCTTTGTCAAAAAACTTGAATGCTTTGTGGAAATGCTCATCGTTCTCCATTTTTTGCAAGTGAATCGTAACAGCTACAAATTCTCCATAGTCAAGTACTCCGTTCCCATCAACATCAGCCTATGTAATTCAGAACAAAGGAAACCATTTTTGAATCACAAATTTGTAACACAAATACACTTGAAAAGTCCAAGATTAAGGGATGAAAAGCAACTCAATTTATTTGACTTCAGATATATGAATCTCATTTCGAATGACATTATGACTGTCTCACTAACTTTATACAAAGGTATGTTGTGTTTTTAATAAACTGGTGCCACTTTCCTCTATGTCTAAAACAATCTCCGCAAGTGAGACATAAAAAGGTGATATTCATAATTGATATAGCCTTtagcataattttttaatactaattAATAATTACGAAATATTACCATAAAATAAAGGCTTTTACAAGTAGATTCAGACATAAAATACACCACACTATTAGATAAAATGTAGCATACTGGCATATTAAATTATGCTTACTCATTGCAACATCCAAATAGCAAGACAAGTCACATTTATCATACACATGCCACATTCCTACGTAATTGAGTATATGAGAGAGAGAAATTCTAATTACAGTATAACGCGGTAATGATAAAAGAACTGATATTATTTGAAGTAACTACATTATAAATGATATATAATTATAGAAGTTTACCACTTCCATCAGCATCTTTATCTCTGGCTCAGCCAATTGTGAACCAACTTTCCTCAATCCAGCCTTCAGCTCCTCGAATGTTACTCTGCCATCTTTGTCAGTATCCATCAATGTAAACATATCTTTGATTATTTCTACCTCTTCAACAGATAAATGCTCTGCAATTACCTGAAACATTCATTCAAAGAAACCTAAATCACCAACTTCTCAACTTACTATTTAAATCACATAGAGATTTGAGTAAACAATCGTGCATAAACCAGGACAGATGCTAACCCGCAGAGCTCTCTTTTTGAATCTATTCATCACAGAAAACTGCTTAAGCCTTGACCTCACAATATCTCCTAATGGAACATTTGGAGCTTTCTTTGCATTTTGCAGCCAGGGATGCTCTGTAAACATAATTAAAGATGGTAAATATTCACTAGACTTTCTTCATAAGATAGACCTAATGTACAGTCCTGTCTCCCAACCCATGTCGTAAGGCTTCAAatatttaacaattatttttcctttttgagAAGGGCGAAATGGGTAAAGGATAAGGttgataattattttgaaaaattaaatgataGACACAGCTGTTTCAAACTGTTGCAACATTATGATTTTGAAGCCCCCACAAGTTAAACCTATTTAGTTACCAAAACAAAACCTTCTAAGACACAAAATAGACTACAAATATCGCTGTTAATCCAAAGATAAAAAGAACACTATTCAAGTTAAAAGAAGTGAAAATTTATTCTCTCCTCACTCCTATCTACCTTAGCAAGACATAATGCATTTTAAACCCAGAAATAAATAGATTACGAATCCAGCTTAGGCTATAGACGGTGGTTGAAACTTGAAACCCATCTTGTGTAAAGTTATTGCTTGCTAACTAGCCCAGTAGAAGCACAAAATAGGAGGATCCTAAAAATAAACCATAAGTGAACAGTGTGTCCGGTTGAGTCAGCGAAAAATATATGACTTCGTGATGACTTTCAACCAAAGTTAGAGCTATGACTTTGacaaatgaatattttaatttctatatatTATAGCCAAACATACCAACAAAGTGTGAAGCGGTTTTCTTTCCAAATTCCCCACCTTCCCAGTTTCCACCAACTCATCCAAGCAATCCCTAATTGGATAACAACTAACAATTAATCCTAAGCTCCACCCACTAATCCCACTACAAAGGAAAATTTTCCTCAAGCCTTATAGCTACCTATTCTAGAACTGAGCCATGTTTAACAAATAGTATTAGggtttttacttttttcttaTATGCCATCTTCATTTTACAGGCTTTCTGCGGACAAATTTCGACCACGGTCAAGTCATATCATACGGTGCAAAAATCTAGCAGAGAAGGAAACTTATGTTTATGCCGCATCCATCATGGACACCGATTCCAATGTACAAAAGTTATAGTAATACCTGACAGGTCATTTAATGAAAGCCTACAAAACATACTGAAATCTGAAACACGCTTATCATAATTCTGGACCAAAACCAATTCCTACAAAACACACTGAGATCTGAAGCACACTTGTCATACCTCTCCACTAAACCCAATTCCAATGAAACCACAAAGGCGAAGGTTAACATATATcagtacaaaaatataaaaaaataataattaaaaacctCCCTTGTTCAAAAATCCATCATCTTGCCACCCAGTTAGTAGACAGAAGTACACTAAACCACACACAGTACAGAGAGTGAATGACTTACCAAGAACCTGTTCAGCTGTCAAACGCTTTTTAGGATCGGGCTCCAACATTCGGCGCACAAGGCTTTTGGCACTCTCCGATATCTGCGGCCAAGGCTCCCTCTTGAAGTCAATCACACCCCTCAAGATCGCCAACGCCACACCTTGCTCAGTCTCTGCCCCACCCAAAAGCCACACCAGAATctcaaatcaaattaaaacacAGCTAAATCCACCCAAAGTAGAACAACAAAACACAAATCCCTACCTGCCCAAAACGGAGGAACCCCACACAACAAAATATAAAGGATCACTCCAGCACTCCACACATCCACCTCCGGCCCGTAATTCCGCTTCAGAACCTCCGGCGCCATGTAGTAAGGACTCCCCACAATCTCCGCAAACTTCTCCCCTAAAAAACCCCccaaatttttttcaaaacgtAACATAACTTAAACAGTTCTTGCTGTAAGCTTTTAATTCTCTTACCTGGTTTGAAGAACACCGAGAGGCCAAAATCGATGGCTTTGAGAGCGGAATTTTCCTTCTTATTCGCGAAAAGGAAGTTCTCAGGCTTGAGGTCTCTATGCATGACGCCATTGCTATGGCACATCTTCACAACTTCAGCGATGGTGCGAGCCACGGCAGCGGCGGCGCGCTCACTGTAGTGCCCACGGGCGACGATCCTGTCGAAGAGTTCTCCTCCCTCGCAGAGCTCCATCACGAGGTGCACGTTCTCGTTGTCCTCGAAGGTAGCCTTGAGCCTCACGATGTTGGGATGCTCCGGAAGCGTGGACATGATAGCCACCTCGCGCCGGACGTCCTCAATGTCCACGGCGGTTCGCAGCTTCCGCTTCGAGATCGATTTGCAGGCCAGCGCCTCCTTGGTTTCCCGGTCCGTGCAGAGGTAGGTGATGCCGAACTCCCCCCGGCCCAATTCCCGGCCCAATATGTACGTGTCGCTTATGCGCGTCCTGTGGCTCATTGGAATCACGTCCTTCAGAACACGGATCGGCGCCGCCAACCTCCCCGGTTCCTCCGAAAACGGGTTCGGCTTTTTGTGGTTCGCCTCCTTTTTCCGGGCGCGGTTGCCGTCGCTCGACTTGCTATTGTCTTCCACCACATCAGCCTTCGCACACGCGTTACAGTTTCCCATGCTGTGTTGTGTAGAAGAAGCTTCTAGAAGAGTGAGAGAGTCTAGGTTTACTTGAGTAGTAACGCCGGCGGGATTTTCCGGCGAAGGGAAGAAgcagaagaaagagagagagagaaaagttgagtgagaaaaaaaggaaaagaaaatggtGGGTTTTGGAaattaagtaataataaattgaGAATTAAAAATACTATCCACTTATATCATTCCTTTCATTCAACCTCAATTTCTATCTTCAATTTTTCCAAAACGAATATCCCAAAGCTCAACACTGTTTCATACCATACAcatgttttcatttctcaataaTTATCAATTTCTAATCATTTTTAATCTCTACAAAAATTGTATTCTCAACAACATACTCTACTATTTCTCTCTctataatttctttttctatcaCACGTGCTTCTAAATTCCTGTTTTAATTTAtacacaaaaattaaataaattttgtccCCTGTCATTAACTATGGGATcgaaaaggttaaaaaaaatatatctttatttaatTCACTTTTTACTAGTGAaagttataacttttttttatttgataatttctatttataattttttagttttttatgagctttgactaataataaaaatatgttacGATCATGTATTTTACCAATTTTTCTCtcttaaattatttagaaaaagaataatatatatgttaaaatatattttggaaaaaaataaatcattagaCCTTTGGATGGCGACAAACGATCTACTATGTCTCGTACTTTTGGCTGTGTCATATTTAATAGTCTTCATTTTCTTTGCTATACATTTATAGCACAACTGTACAAGTAATAAAAGTTCTGCTCTTAGCTAAACATGAAAAAAGAAACTTCTATTTCAAATTAACTTCTCATCTTTGAAAATAATTtgagaaaattataattttttctaaaaataatatatttatgatgTACTTTTTCTgtttattaaattttcatttaattttagttattttaaatattgttctttcatttgattttaaaatacttaaactttttatattttttaaatcatgaACATGTGTTAAAATGGTCCACTAATtctcttaatttaaaatattctgTGAATACATTATGTAAAAAACTTAAGCATGAAACTGTAATTTAAATTTACACTTTTATctgaaaatagttttaaaaaagagagtccaatgttgcttttaaactatttttaatgaaaatctATAAAGAAATGAATTATTGATGCATTGCCCATTATTGACAATTTATGTTTGTAATTATATAAGATATTTTACATAAGAACACACTATTATAAAACACCTAAATTATTAAAGCACCTAACCATTATATCACTActaattcttattttattttctttagttCATCTGCATAAGGTGAGATGTTATAATTCTTACAAGTAAGTAC harbors:
- the LOC137820505 gene encoding calcium-dependent protein kinase 10-like, translating into MGNCNACAKADVVEDNSKSSDGNRARKKEANHKKPNPFSEEPGRLAAPIRVLKDVIPMSHRTRISDTYILGRELGRGEFGITYLCTDRETKEALACKSISKRKLRTAVDIEDVRREVAIMSTLPEHPNIVRLKATFEDNENVHLVMELCEGGELFDRIVARGHYSERAAAAVARTIAEVVKMCHSNGVMHRDLKPENFLFANKKENSALKAIDFGLSVFFKPGEKFAEIVGSPYYMAPEVLKRNYGPEVDVWSAGVILYILLCGVPPFWAETEQGVALAILRGVIDFKREPWPQISESAKSLVRRMLEPDPKKRLTAEQVLEHPWLQNAKKAPNVPLGDIVRSRLKQFSVMNRFKKRALRVIAEHLSVEEVEIIKDMFTLMDTDKDGRVTFEELKAGLRKVGSQLAEPEIKMLMEVADVDGNGVLDYGEFVAVTIHLQKMENDEHFHKAFKFFDKDGSGYIESGELQEALADESGETDADVLNDIMREVDTDKDGRISYEEFVAMMKTGTDWRKASRQYSRERFKSLSLNLMKDGSLQLHDGITGQAVVV